A part of Antennarius striatus isolate MH-2024 chromosome 21, ASM4005453v1, whole genome shotgun sequence genomic DNA contains:
- the hbae5 gene encoding hemoglobin, alpha embryonic 5, translated as MSLTVQERDAVVNLWGKISKSSDAIGAEALGRMLAVYSQTRSYFKHWTDLNYGSEPVRIHSKKIMGGINQAVSKIDDLKGGLSELSLYHAFKLKVDPANFPLLSHCLIVVISMMFPKDFTPEVHLAFDKFLAAVTAALSERYR; from the exons ATGAGTTTGACCGTTCAAGAGAGGGACGCTGTCGTGAACCTGTGGGGTAAAATCTCCAAGTCCTCAGATGCGATCGGTGCCGAGGCGCTGGGCAG GATGCTCGCTGTATATTCGCAAACCAGAAGCTACTTCAAGCACTGGACAGACCTGAACTACGGCTCCGAGCCCGTTAGAATCCACTCAAAGAAGATCATGGGTGGGATAAATCAGGCTGTGAGCAAGATCGATGACCTGAAAGGGGGCCTGTCGGAGCTCAGCCTGTACCACGCCTTCAAGTTGAAAGTCGACCCGGCCAACTTCCCG CTCTTGAGCCACTGCCTCATCGTGGTCATCTCCATGATGTTCCCCAAAGACTTCACCCCAGAGGTCCACCTCGCCTTCGATAAATTCCTCGCCGCCGTCACCGCGGCTCTCTCTGAGAGATACCGCTAA
- the LOC137588023 gene encoding hemoglobin subunit beta-2-like: MVAWSAQERILLKDVFGKIDSADVGAKALRRCLIVYPWTQRYFSNFGDLGSINTNEKITKHGATVMGGVNRALKNMDNIKSEFTALSTLHSTTLEVDPNNFRLLCDCITVVIAGTLGANFKPEIQIVLQKFFAVMIAALGTQYY; encoded by the exons ATGGTTGCGTGGAGTGCACAGGAGCGCATCCTCCTCAAGGATGTTTTCGGCAAGATCGACTCTGCAGATGTTGGGGCCAAGGCTCTGCGCAG GTGCCTGATCGTCTACCCCTGGACACAGAGGTACTTCAGCAACTTCGGGGACCTCGGTTCCATCAACACCAACGAGAAGATCACAAAACACGGCGCCACAGTGATGGGCGGTGTAAACCGGGCATTGAAGAACATGGACAACATAAAGAGCGAGTTCACCGCCTTAAGCACCCTGCACTCCACCACACTGGAGGTGGACCCAAATAACTTCAGG CTGCTGTGTGACTGCATAACCGTCGTCATCGCCGGTACATTGGGAGCAAACTTCAAGCCAGAAATTCAAATTGTCTTGCAGAAGTTCTTCGCGGTGATGATCGCCGCCTTGGGAACGCAGTACTACTAA
- the hbae4 gene encoding hemoglobin subunit alpha-D-like has translation MLSQKEKDLIAEVWTRMVSVADEIGSDALNRMFTTYPGTKTYFSHLDISPGSEHMLSHGKKIVLAIAEGAQDISQLAVSLAHLQTIHAYQLRIHPPNFKLFSHCVLVALACYMGDDFTPVLHAAMDKYLSAFAAVLAEKYR, from the exons ATGCTCTCGCAGAAGGAGAAAGACCTCATTGCAGAAGTATGGACTAGAATGGTTTCAGTGGCGGATGAGATTGGGTCAGATGCGCTCAACAG AATGTTTACAACTTATCCCGGTACCAAGACATATTTTTCCCATCTAGACATCAGTCCTGGGTCTGAACACATGCTCTCTCATGGAAAGAAGATTGTCCTGGCCATAGCAGAGGGAGCCCAAGACATCAGCCAGCTGGCTGTCAGCCTGGCTCACCTGCAAACCATTCACGCCTACCAGCTGAGGATACACCCGCCCAACTTCAAG CTTTTCTCACACTGTGTACTCGTCGCCCTGGCGTGTTACATGGGTGATGACTTCACGCCTGTTTTACACGCAGCAATGGACAAGTACCTGTCAGCCTTTGCAGCCGTGCTCGCCGAGAAATACAGATGA